In Zunongwangia profunda SM-A87, the following proteins share a genomic window:
- a CDS encoding M61 family metallopeptidase, with the protein MKKIVYAAALLASLYSCKTTQNLSSKDQPIITTIDLVNVTDDKVKVSVDPAKITTEEISFFIPKTVPGTYSTDNYGRFIENFKAYDYDGNELTFTHQDDNTWTISNAKALDKVSYEVNDSYDIEGENDVFSPAGTNIDADKNFMLNLHGFVGYFSKLQEEPYRIEILRPDNLIAGTSLTPTTKDENPDDNFSTDTYTVGRYFEVTDHPIMYAKPDTTSFDVQGMKVLLDVYSPTGKFSAQDIKPGIEKMISAQKKFLGDINDTEKYAILLYLSDLQKKDARGFGALEHHTSTTVVLPETMQKAQLDESMKDVVSHEFFHIVTPLSVHSNEIHYFDYNDPKMSQHLWMYEGVTEYFANLFQINQGLISNQDFYDRMSEKIASSMNFDDTVPFTVMSENILTDEYKDSYYNVYQKGALIGMALDIRLRELSDGKMGILDLMKKLSKKYGKDKPFNDEDLIGEIVALTYPEIQSFFDQYVTGETPIPYNEFFAKVGLEEKSSMINTGYFLNGQVPYIDGDPASGELFFRKGIGFNTFLEKLGVEGGDIIKTVNGTEYTIKNVYGLITSSQSWEEGSDIEIVVDRDGEEITLTAKASQPKVEETSITEMELPADSPKVKLREAWLKN; encoded by the coding sequence ATGAAGAAAATAGTGTATGCCGCTGCCTTACTGGCAAGCTTGTACTCTTGTAAAACAACACAAAACCTAAGCTCTAAAGATCAGCCTATTATCACCACGATTGATCTGGTTAATGTTACCGATGACAAAGTAAAGGTAAGTGTGGACCCCGCTAAAATTACTACGGAAGAAATTAGCTTTTTTATTCCTAAAACCGTTCCCGGCACCTACTCTACCGACAATTATGGAAGGTTTATTGAAAACTTTAAAGCCTACGATTACGATGGTAATGAGTTAACGTTTACACATCAGGATGATAATACCTGGACCATCAGCAATGCCAAAGCTTTGGATAAGGTGAGTTATGAAGTTAATGACAGTTATGATATTGAAGGTGAAAATGATGTATTCTCACCTGCAGGAACCAATATCGATGCTGATAAGAATTTTATGCTGAATTTGCATGGTTTCGTAGGATATTTTAGCAAACTTCAGGAAGAGCCCTATCGTATAGAAATCCTTCGTCCAGATAATCTTATTGCGGGAACTTCTTTAACTCCTACTACAAAAGATGAAAATCCAGATGATAACTTTAGCACAGATACCTACACTGTAGGTCGTTATTTTGAAGTGACCGACCATCCTATCATGTACGCAAAACCAGATACTACAAGTTTTGACGTTCAGGGAATGAAGGTGCTTTTAGATGTCTATTCGCCAACCGGAAAATTTTCTGCTCAGGATATCAAACCGGGTATCGAGAAAATGATTTCTGCTCAGAAAAAATTTTTGGGAGATATAAATGATACCGAAAAGTATGCAATCTTATTGTATTTATCAGATCTTCAGAAAAAAGATGCACGTGGTTTCGGGGCCCTGGAACATCATACCAGTACTACGGTTGTGCTCCCAGAAACCATGCAAAAAGCGCAATTGGATGAAAGCATGAAAGATGTGGTTTCTCATGAATTTTTTCACATTGTAACACCACTTAGTGTTCATTCTAATGAAATCCATTATTTTGATTATAACGATCCTAAAATGTCTCAACATCTTTGGATGTATGAAGGGGTTACCGAATACTTTGCGAATCTCTTCCAGATTAATCAGGGATTAATTTCCAATCAGGACTTCTATGATCGTATGTCTGAAAAGATCGCATCTTCAATGAATTTTGATGATACGGTTCCATTTACTGTAATGAGTGAAAATATACTTACAGATGAATATAAAGACAGTTATTACAATGTATACCAGAAAGGGGCCCTAATCGGTATGGCCTTGGATATTCGTCTAAGGGAATTAAGTGATGGAAAAATGGGAATTCTTGATCTTATGAAAAAATTAAGCAAGAAGTACGGAAAAGATAAACCCTTTAATGATGAAGATCTTATAGGTGAAATCGTAGCATTAACCTATCCTGAAATTCAGTCATTTTTCGACCAGTACGTGACTGGAGAAACTCCAATCCCTTATAATGAGTTTTTCGCGAAGGTTGGCTTAGAGGAAAAATCAAGTATGATCAACACCGGCTATTTCTTAAACGGCCAGGTTCCTTATATTGATGGTGATCCTGCTTCAGGAGAACTTTTCTTTAGAAAAGGAATTGGATTTAATACATTTCTTGAAAAACTTGGCGTTGAAGGTGGCGACATTATAAAAACAGTTAATGGTACCGAGTATACGATCAAAAATGTATATGGCTTAATTACAAGTTCACAATCATGGGAAGAAGGATCTGATATCGAAATTGTAGTAGATCGTGACGGTGAAGAAATAACATTAACCGCTAAAGCTTCACAACCCAAAGTTGAAGAAACTTCGATTACCGAGATGGAGCTACCCGCTGATAGCCCAAAAGTGAAATTAAGAGAAGCATGGCTTAAAAATTAG
- the proC gene encoding pyrroline-5-carboxylate reductase, translating into MKVLVIGAGNMGLTYAEGMAKSSLLNRRNLMIFDKSAEVITDLSKVDHFDVFDKVDHCLPQADIVFLAVKPYHIDSLFEEIKPMVNDEQIFVSLMAGVTIKTIQDGLGVKKVVRSMPNLPAQVGKGVTSYTAAKEVSRVELLMVRNLLDTTGESIKVENENFIDASTGISGSGPAYVFYFMGSMLEAALKMGFSENDSRVLVSQTFEGAVELFNQHDLSPDTWMERVASKGGTTRAALDSMDDNNVKELIKEAAYAAFDRAVELGEGK; encoded by the coding sequence ATGAAAGTATTAGTTATTGGAGCAGGAAATATGGGACTTACTTATGCCGAAGGAATGGCAAAAAGCAGTCTTTTAAATCGAAGGAATCTTATGATCTTCGATAAATCTGCTGAAGTTATTACCGACTTAAGTAAAGTAGACCATTTTGATGTTTTCGATAAAGTAGATCATTGCCTGCCTCAGGCAGATATAGTTTTTCTAGCTGTAAAGCCTTATCATATAGATAGCTTATTTGAAGAAATAAAGCCAATGGTGAACGATGAACAAATTTTTGTTTCCCTAATGGCGGGAGTAACCATAAAAACAATTCAGGATGGTTTAGGAGTTAAAAAAGTTGTTCGTTCAATGCCTAACCTTCCTGCCCAGGTAGGAAAAGGGGTAACATCTTATACCGCTGCAAAAGAAGTTTCCAGAGTAGAACTACTAATGGTTAGAAATCTTCTGGACACAACCGGTGAGTCAATTAAAGTAGAAAATGAGAATTTTATAGATGCCTCTACAGGAATTAGTGGTAGTGGACCGGCCTATGTATTCTATTTTATGGGATCCATGCTGGAGGCTGCACTAAAAATGGGATTTTCTGAAAATGATAGTAGAGTACTGGTAAGTCAGACTTTTGAAGGCGCAGTTGAACTATTTAATCAACACGATCTATCACCAGACACCTGGATGGAACGTGTTGCTTCTAAAGGAGGAACAACTCGTGCAGCTTTAGATTCTATGGACGATAATAACGTTAAAGAACTTATTAAAGAAGCTGCATACGCCGCATTTGACCGTGCAGTAGAACTTGGAGAAGGTAAATAA
- a CDS encoding glutamate-5-semialdehyde dehydrogenase has translation MILLNSDKKNNVLKSMMRILDEKREAIITENKKDLEAFGEGDQAMYDRLVCDDKKVDGMINSVKEVMEQEDPVGKTIEHRKLDTGLDITNKTAPFGNIMIIYESRPDVTIEAAVLAFKANNKIYLKGGKEAINSNKILVECWHEALKENDLSSDWIELLHLSRPETQEFLKNPPVQLDLIVPRGGERLIGFVKEHATGAVLVSGRGNNFLYVSKNADFETAKKVMLNAKIDKISGCNALDKVLVDVNLPDYETKLKELQEMFKENKVNILVDEEVKKVLSDEEEVPSESTWYEEFLAMKIVIGSIDGLDAAIEKINKYSGGHSASIITKDKDEAIQFMEQVDSAAVYHNASTRFTDGGQMGVGAELAISTDKLHHRGPLGLKQLTTNKYYVLGDGHIRA, from the coding sequence ATGATACTTTTAAATTCAGATAAAAAAAATAATGTTTTGAAATCCATGATGCGAATTCTGGACGAAAAACGCGAAGCCATTATTACCGAAAACAAAAAAGATCTTGAAGCTTTTGGAGAAGGAGATCAGGCCATGTACGACCGTCTTGTTTGTGACGATAAAAAAGTAGATGGTATGATCAATTCTGTAAAAGAGGTGATGGAGCAGGAAGATCCTGTAGGTAAGACTATTGAGCATAGAAAACTTGATACCGGGCTGGACATCACTAATAAAACCGCTCCTTTCGGAAATATCATGATTATTTACGAATCCAGACCGGATGTTACCATAGAAGCTGCTGTACTTGCTTTTAAAGCAAATAATAAAATATACCTTAAAGGTGGTAAAGAAGCGATAAACAGTAACAAAATTCTGGTAGAGTGCTGGCACGAAGCGCTTAAAGAGAATGATCTAAGTTCAGACTGGATCGAACTATTACACTTAAGCCGCCCAGAAACTCAAGAATTTCTAAAAAATCCACCAGTGCAGTTAGATCTAATTGTACCTAGAGGTGGGGAACGGCTTATTGGCTTTGTAAAAGAACATGCCACAGGCGCCGTTCTTGTAAGCGGTAGAGGAAATAACTTCCTTTATGTTTCAAAAAATGCAGATTTTGAAACTGCTAAAAAAGTAATGCTAAATGCCAAAATTGATAAGATTTCCGGTTGTAATGCATTAGATAAAGTTCTTGTAGATGTTAATCTACCAGATTACGAAACTAAATTAAAAGAGCTACAGGAAATGTTCAAAGAAAATAAAGTGAACATATTAGTAGATGAAGAGGTTAAAAAAGTACTTAGTGACGAAGAAGAAGTTCCATCTGAATCTACCTGGTACGAAGAGTTCTTAGCTATGAAAATTGTTATTGGTAGTATCGACGGTTTAGATGCGGCTATCGAAAAGATCAACAAATATTCTGGCGGACATTCGGCTTCTATAATTACTAAAGATAAAGATGAAGCTATCCAATTTATGGAGCAAGTAGATAGTGCAGCCGTATACCATAATGCTTCTACCAGATTTACAGATGGTGGACAAATGGGGGTAGGCGCCGAGCTTGCCATAAGTACAGATAAGCTACACCATAGAGGGCCGCTGGGCTTAAAACAGCTTACTACAAATAAATATTATGTGCTGGGAGACGGGCATATAAGAGCATAA
- a CDS encoding monovalent cation:proton antiporter family protein → MEIPILQDIVVILGLSVLIILVIQKIKIPSILGFLLAGIIAGPHAFNLISNSHEVELLSEIGIIFLLFVIGIELSLKGLAAIKNTIFIGGGLQVGGTILFTTLASQLLGLPLNTSIFLGFLFSLSSTAIVLKLFQQRGELTSPHGRISIGILIFQDIVVVPMMLLTPILAGKADNILMTIGILIGKIALVLVVILLLARYVVPKVLGWVVKTKNQELFILTVVVFCFAIAWLTSSVGLSLALGAFFAGLIISESDYSHQATANVLPFREIFISFFFISVGTLLDLGFFFDNVGYILLLVLGVVLLKMLVIGITVLILKYKPRTVFITLFSLFQVGEFSLLLSGVGLDNGLLPENIYQYFLAISILSMALTPFLIMNSSKLTYAILKAPIPSAVRHRLSNIKKTTNTDEQYSEENLSDHIVIIGYGTNGENIAKAARSADIPYVVVDIDPDSFENAKKNKEPVVFGDATNSLILKHIHIQEARVVVIAISDAAATKKIISTIRLFTQTAFIIVRTRQVKEIEENLRVGADEVIPADFETSIEIFTRVLKKYLVPYDEIVEFTSSIRSADYEMLTRLKDKPHNPALHHLNIPNKEIATLSVQYKNKNIVGKSLEESGIAKNYGVTVLAIKRDTQYLTEITPQTKIKRGDLIYVFGNPSNINHLNSLLTV, encoded by the coding sequence ATGGAAATCCCGATCTTACAGGATATTGTGGTTATTCTGGGATTGTCGGTATTAATTATCCTTGTTATCCAAAAGATAAAAATCCCGAGTATTTTAGGCTTTTTATTAGCGGGGATTATTGCCGGCCCACACGCATTTAACCTTATAAGCAATAGTCATGAGGTTGAACTGTTAAGTGAAATTGGGATCATTTTCCTACTTTTTGTGATTGGGATTGAACTGTCATTAAAAGGCCTCGCAGCTATTAAAAACACTATTTTTATTGGTGGAGGTTTGCAGGTGGGAGGAACCATATTATTTACTACTTTGGCTTCACAACTTTTAGGTTTGCCCCTAAATACTTCTATATTTCTGGGATTTCTGTTTTCTTTAAGTAGTACCGCAATTGTGCTAAAACTTTTTCAACAGCGTGGTGAACTTACCTCGCCGCATGGGAGGATAAGCATTGGGATCCTGATATTTCAGGATATTGTTGTAGTACCTATGATGCTACTAACCCCCATATTAGCAGGAAAAGCCGATAATATTTTAATGACTATTGGAATCTTGATAGGTAAAATTGCCCTGGTGTTGGTTGTTATTTTGCTCCTTGCCCGCTATGTAGTGCCTAAAGTGTTGGGGTGGGTCGTAAAAACCAAAAATCAAGAACTTTTTATTCTTACAGTTGTGGTTTTTTGCTTTGCTATTGCCTGGCTCACCAGTTCTGTTGGCCTTTCTTTAGCATTAGGTGCTTTTTTCGCCGGTCTTATTATCTCTGAGTCTGATTACAGTCATCAGGCCACCGCAAATGTGCTGCCTTTCCGTGAGATCTTTATCAGTTTCTTTTTTATCTCTGTAGGTACACTTTTAGATTTAGGCTTCTTTTTCGATAATGTAGGCTATATACTTTTACTGGTGCTGGGAGTTGTCTTACTTAAAATGCTGGTGATAGGAATTACCGTTTTAATCCTAAAATATAAACCAAGAACGGTTTTTATAACCCTATTTAGTTTATTTCAGGTAGGGGAATTTTCCTTATTACTATCGGGCGTAGGCCTGGATAATGGTTTATTACCAGAAAATATTTACCAGTATTTTCTTGCTATATCGATCTTAAGTATGGCGCTTACGCCATTTCTAATAATGAATTCTTCAAAACTTACCTACGCTATTCTTAAAGCTCCTATCCCTTCTGCAGTAAGGCATCGTTTATCAAATATAAAAAAAACTACAAATACAGACGAGCAGTATTCTGAAGAGAATTTAAGTGATCATATCGTGATTATTGGTTATGGAACTAACGGAGAAAACATCGCTAAAGCCGCCCGTAGTGCCGATATTCCTTATGTAGTCGTAGATATAGATCCGGATTCTTTTGAGAATGCCAAGAAAAACAAAGAACCTGTTGTTTTTGGAGATGCAACCAATTCGTTAATTCTAAAACATATTCATATTCAGGAAGCTCGTGTAGTAGTTATCGCTATTTCTGATGCTGCAGCGACTAAAAAAATTATAAGTACCATTCGGTTATTTACACAAACGGCATTTATCATTGTTAGAACACGCCAGGTGAAGGAAATTGAAGAAAATTTACGCGTGGGTGCTGATGAAGTGATTCCGGCCGACTTTGAAACTTCTATCGAAATTTTTACCCGGGTGCTTAAAAAATACCTGGTACCTTATGACGAAATTGTTGAATTTACCAGTAGTATTCGATCTGCAGATTACGAAATGCTTACACGCCTAAAAGATAAGCCCCATAACCCGGCACTCCATCATTTAAATATCCCAAACAAAGAAATTGCAACGCTTAGCGTTCAGTACAAAAACAAAAATATTGTAGGGAAGAGTCTGGAAGAATCTGGTATAGCTAAGAATTACGGGGTTACGGTTCTCGCCATAAAAAGAGATACCCAATATTTAACAGAGATCACACCACAAACCAAGATTAAACGTGGCGACCTTATATATGTATTTGGCAATCCTTCAAATATTAATCATTTAAATAGTTTGCTTACGGTTTAA
- a CDS encoding ABC1 kinase family protein, producing MSILPENFTRYRKFFSFMLKYANSDLFKKTTANAFDDATSENKNQDNFDRSPEELVEDLKNMGPTYIKLGQLLSTRPDLLPDAYLKKLATLQDDVTPIPYEEVHKIVEEDLGTRISKAFDTFEEKPIASASIGQVHYATLRSGKPVAVKIQRPGIKRKFLDDMDTLQEMAELAVKHSKIAKKYAIDTVLAELRRILLNELDYSKEQQNLITLKENLLPYNYLIVPAPVPDYCGSRVLTMDFIDGKKITSLSPLKQLEVDYAPMVDQLVEAYLQQIINDGFVHADPHPGNIQFTKDSKIALIDLGMVANFTSHMQECLLQLLIAISNNNGPETAHIIINMSETDEDSDLATFNKMISDIIMESENSPAKELQTGRLLIQLNRLAAETGIHMPVEVNILGKILLNMDQIIAVLDPEFDLRVAIKKHAQEIMQKKMYEELKPENFFSMLLESKKLIEHIPERLNKITDNLAENKFKVNIEALDEERLTDGFQKIANRITLGIIIAAMIIGASMLMQIPTDFVIFGYPGFAILFFILAAFMGIWLTYVIIFRDNNLNNKK from the coding sequence ATGTCTATACTACCCGAGAATTTTACACGCTATCGTAAATTTTTCAGTTTTATGCTGAAATATGCTAATAGTGATCTTTTTAAGAAAACTACAGCGAATGCGTTTGATGATGCTACCAGTGAAAACAAAAATCAGGATAACTTTGATCGTTCTCCCGAAGAATTGGTAGAAGATTTAAAAAATATGGGACCTACCTATATTAAATTAGGGCAATTACTTTCTACAAGACCAGATTTATTACCTGATGCTTATCTTAAAAAACTGGCAACCTTACAGGATGATGTTACACCAATTCCTTATGAAGAGGTACATAAGATTGTAGAAGAAGACCTGGGCACCCGTATTTCTAAAGCCTTTGATACTTTTGAAGAAAAACCAATCGCCAGCGCCTCTATTGGTCAGGTGCATTATGCTACTTTAAGAAGCGGCAAACCGGTAGCCGTTAAAATTCAGCGTCCCGGAATTAAACGTAAGTTTCTGGATGATATGGATACGCTCCAGGAAATGGCAGAACTTGCGGTTAAACACTCCAAAATCGCTAAAAAATATGCGATAGATACCGTTTTAGCTGAATTACGACGTATCTTATTAAATGAACTTGACTATTCAAAAGAGCAGCAAAACCTTATTACGCTTAAAGAAAACTTACTCCCATACAACTACCTTATCGTACCGGCACCGGTTCCCGATTATTGTGGCAGTAGGGTGTTAACCATGGATTTTATCGACGGAAAGAAAATAACCTCTCTTTCCCCGCTTAAGCAACTAGAAGTAGATTATGCTCCAATGGTCGATCAACTTGTAGAAGCTTATTTACAACAGATCATTAACGATGGTTTTGTACATGCAGATCCTCATCCCGGGAATATACAGTTTACAAAAGATAGTAAAATTGCGCTTATCGATCTTGGCATGGTGGCTAACTTTACCAGCCACATGCAAGAATGCCTGCTTCAGCTTTTAATCGCCATTAGTAATAATAATGGCCCGGAGACAGCTCATATTATCATTAACATGAGTGAGACCGATGAAGACAGTGATCTGGCCACCTTCAATAAAATGATTAGTGACATCATTATGGAAAGTGAGAATAGCCCGGCAAAAGAATTACAAACGGGAAGATTGCTTATTCAGTTAAATCGTTTGGCTGCAGAAACCGGAATCCATATGCCTGTTGAAGTAAATATTCTGGGTAAAATATTGTTGAATATGGATCAGATCATTGCTGTTTTAGATCCGGAATTCGATCTTAGGGTCGCAATAAAAAAACATGCTCAGGAAATCATGCAAAAGAAAATGTATGAGGAGCTAAAACCAGAAAATTTCTTTTCCATGCTTCTGGAGTCCAAAAAACTGATAGAGCATATTCCCGAACGCCTAAACAAAATTACCGATAATCTTGCAGAGAATAAATTTAAAGTAAATATAGAGGCATTAGATGAAGAGCGGCTAACCGATGGGTTTCAAAAAATAGCCAACAGGATCACTTTAGGGATTATCATTGCCGCAATGATTATTGGCGCGTCAATGCTTATGCAAATCCCTACAGATTTTGTGATTTTCGGATATCCTGGCTTCGCCATTTTATTCTTTATCCTTGCCGCTTTTATGGGAATTTGGTTAACCTATGTGATTATTTTTAGAGATAATAATCTTAACAATAAAAAATAA
- the proB gene encoding glutamate 5-kinase, with amino-acid sequence MENKKKRIVVKVGTNVMTNKDNRILGPVLKHLVEQIAELYEEDVMTVLVSSGSAIAGKEILGEINITDASKRRQVYSSVGQPRMMRHYYSIFHDYGMRCAQVLATKRDFSPGIHRENMINCYESLLSEGIIPIANEDDAVSVTMSMFSDNDELASLVAELIGADSLIILSDTDGLYTGHPDDDDSEKLNKVQVDQNVEKYVQQSDKGEGEGRGGMESKIKIAKETAAKNITTYIANGKRQNVILDIMNGKPVGTKFTS; translated from the coding sequence ATGGAAAATAAGAAAAAGAGAATCGTTGTAAAAGTTGGAACTAATGTAATGACCAACAAAGACAATAGAATTTTAGGTCCAGTACTGAAACATTTAGTAGAACAAATAGCAGAGCTTTACGAAGAAGATGTAATGACCGTTTTGGTCTCTTCTGGATCTGCAATCGCCGGTAAAGAAATTCTTGGTGAAATTAACATCACAGATGCTTCTAAAAGAAGACAGGTGTATAGTTCAGTAGGACAACCAAGAATGATGAGGCATTATTACAGCATTTTTCATGATTATGGGATGCGTTGTGCACAGGTGCTTGCCACCAAAAGAGACTTTAGCCCCGGAATTCATAGAGAAAATATGATTAATTGCTATGAGTCTTTACTTTCTGAAGGAATCATTCCAATCGCGAATGAAGATGATGCTGTTTCAGTAACCATGTCTATGTTCTCTGATAATGACGAATTAGCAAGTCTTGTGGCCGAATTAATTGGTGCAGATTCATTAATTATCCTTAGTGATACTGACGGACTATACACCGGGCACCCAGATGATGACGATTCAGAAAAATTAAATAAAGTTCAGGTTGATCAGAATGTAGAAAAATATGTCCAACAATCTGATAAAGGAGAAGGTGAAGGCCGTGGCGGCATGGAATCTAAAATTAAAATAGCAAAAGAAACCGCTGCTAAAAATATCACCACTTACATCGCTAACGGAAAGCGACAAAATGTGATTCTGGATATTATGAATGGTAAACCTGTAGGAACCAAATTTACATCCTAA